GCGCTTCGGCACCCTGCTCGGCTACTCCAGGGAAGAGCTCGCGGGCGCCCACTACTCGACCATCGTCCACGAGGACGACCTGGCCCGCGCGGCCTGGGTGTTCCACGAACGCCGCATGGGGGAGCGGGCCACCCGCAACGTGGAGCTGAGGTTCAAGGGAAAACCCGTCCAGGACAGCGGCCCGGCGGAACCTGCCTCAGTGATCGTGTCGGTGAGCGCGGTGGGCCTCTACGGCCCGGGCGCCGAAGGCGCGCCCCTGGCGCGGCGCTTCGTCGGTACCTACGGGGTGGCGCGGGACATCACGGCGCGAAAGCGCGCCGAGCAGATCATCGCTTTCCACGCCTACCACGACGCCCTGACGGGGCTGCCCAACCGGGCCCTGTTCCTGGATCGCCTGAAGCAGGCCATCGCCCACGCCCGGCGCCACCAGCGCCGGCTCGGGGTGCTCTTCGTGGACCTGGACCGCTTCAAGCTGGTGAACGACACCTACGGCCACCTGAAGGGCGACCTGCTGCTGCAGCACACCGCGGCGCGTCTGCGCAAATGCCTGCGCAGCACTGACACCCTCTCCCGCATCGGCGGCGACGAGTTCCTGGCCCTGGTCCCCGACCTGGAAGCCCGGGAGGACGCCTTGGCCGTGGCGAAGAAAATCCTTCACGAGCTGAACCAGCCCTTCTTCCTGGGCGACGGGGAATTCACCATCGGCGTGAGCATCGGCATCGCCGTGCATCCCGAGGACGGGACGAGCGAGGAAGACCTGATCCGCAACGCCGACATCGCCATGTACCACGTGAAGCGCCGGGGCAAGAACGCCGCCGCTTTCTTCTCCCCGGACATGAGCGCTTCCTTCAGCGAGCGCATCCAGCTCGAGAACGACCTGCGCGGCGCCCTGCAACGGGCCGAGCTGGAGCTCCACTTCCAGCCGATCCACAACGTGCGCACCGGCGGCATCGAGCGGGTCGAGGCCCTGCTGCGCTGGCGCCACCCGGTCCACGGCCTGCTGGCGCCGGGCCGCTTCATCTCCATCGCCGAGGAGACGGGGCTGGTCCACGCCATCGGCGACTTCGTACTCCAGTCAGCCTGCGCCCAGCTTGAGCGCTGGCGCGCGGGAGGCTTCGCCGACCTGGGGGTGGCGATCAACCTCTCGCCCCGGGAGTTCGACCGCATCGACCTGGTGGAGCGGGTGATCGGCGCGGTGGAGCGGCATCGCCTGCCGCCCCACGCCCTGGAGGTGGAGATCACGGAGAACGTGCTCATCGAGGACGTGGACGCGGTGGCGCGCAAGGCGGCGCTCTTGAGGGAGCACGGGGTGGGCATCGCCATCGACGACTTCGGCACCCGCTACTCGTCCCTGGCCTACCTGCAGTCGCTGCCCATCAGCGCCATCAAGATCGATCAGGCCTTCGTGCGCGATCTCGGGCAAAAGCGGGAAAGCCATGCCATCGTGGCGGCGATGATCGGCATCGCCCGGGGGTTCGGCCTTGGCTTCGTGGCCGAGGGCGTGGAACGGGCCGAGCACCTGGAGTCCCTCGCGGGGCTGGGATGCGACGTAATGCAGGGGTTCTTCTTCAGCCGCCCCATGCCGGCGGCGGAAATGGGTGCTTACCTCGCCCGCCATCGGATGGGATAAGTCACCCCGGCCGAAGCTCCAAGCGCTTCTTTCGGCGACCGCTTTGCCTACGCGCTTGCCAAGGTAGCGGGCGAGCCGCTGCTGTTCGAGGGAGAGGACTTTCTGCACACGGACGTCACGCCGGCCACGCTCGACCTTTAGCCTGTGGCTGCGCGGTCAGACGCCAACGGCGGAGGCGATGGATAAGGTGAGCGTTTCACAGGCGCCGATGAAACTGTAAAGCCTTCGGTGACGCGAAAACCTCCTCGCCTTCAAAAGGGAAGCCGAGAAGGGGAGATAGGTGCATCGGGCACAAGAGCCGTAAAGCGGCAAACCTCGAAACCCATCCCCACCCTGACCCTCCCCTTGAAGGGGAGGGGACCCCATCCCCACCCCCGCCCGCCCACGGCCCGGCAGGCAGGCCGGGCCGGCTCCGCGGGCGCAGAGCAGTGCTCTGCGAATCCCCCGCTCCGCCCCCTTGAAGGGGAGGAAACGCGCTCCATGCGCCGCGGCGCCCGCCACTGGCGGCGCAGGAAGAAGTTAGAAAGTTCCTTCCCCTTCAAGGGGAAGGACAGGAAGGGGATGGGTGCAACGCCTGCAAGATGCGCTCGAGCACGGCCTCCGTCTCCTGCAGCACTTCGTTGTTCCAGAAGCGAAGCACTCGAAACCCTGCCGCTTCGAGCGCCGCGGTGCGTGCCGCATCCTGGGCGAGGGCCTGGGCGTGTTGCGATCCGTCCACTTCGACAATCAGTTTTTGCTCCAGGCACACGAAATCGAGGATGTAATTTTCGAATGGGTGCTGACGGCGGAACTTCACGCCCAGTTGTTCGCGCCGTATGCGATGCCAAAGCTTTCTTTCTGCGTCGGTCATGCTTCGGCGCAGCCGGACGGCGCTTTTGCGAGCAAGTGGACGTGTTTGGCCGTGCATAGGATTTCTCGTTACCCCATGAAACCCATCCCCACCCCAGCCCTCCCCTTGAAGGGGAGGGAGCCCATCCCCACCCCAGCCCTCCCCTTGAAGGGGAGGGAGCCCATCCCCACCCCCGCCCGTCCACGGCCCGGCAGGCAGGCCGGGCCGGCTCCGCGGGCGCAGAGCAGTGCTCTGCGAAACCCCCGCTCCGCCCCCTTGAAGGGGAGGGAGCCTGCCTCCATCCCTACCCCAGCCCGTCCACGGCCCGGCATGCCCCCGTCATCCTCTCCCTTCAAGGGGGAGTCCGGGAGGGGGATGGGTAGGAGAAACCGTCTCGCCTGGGACGTCTAAAGCGGGGTTAAGGTGCTCTTGAGCGCACCGTTCGTGGGATTTCGACCCTTCGGTGGATGGTGCGTTTCGCCTGCCTGCCGCGGCCCGTGGGGCGCAGGCAGGCTCCACTTAACGCATCCGACAGATTGCCCGAACCCATTCCAGTGTCCACGCGGCCACCTGATCCCGGTGGGCGGCGCTGGAGAAGGTATGGTCCGCCTCCGGCAGCTGCTTCCAGGCGACTCGACACGCGGCGAGCGCCGTGGTCCAACGCTTCGACACCCGCGCCACGTCCATGAATTCCTTGGCGGTGTAGTCGTTCCCGCTTAGCACGAAAAGCACCGGTCCTCGGAATCGAGCGAGACTGGCGGCCATACGGTCGGGAAGGCTCCCTGGGCCCGGAGCGGTAGCCCGGGATGATGCGCCGTCTTCCCCGTCCTGCCCTTTGGGTTGCAGCGCTTTGCCTACGAGCCGGGCGAAGGCGCCGAGCGACTCCGTCGGGCGCCACTCTCCCCGGGCGAGCTTCATCCAGAAATCCCGATCCCCAAGCCGCCTGACGTAGTAGTGCTTCAAGTAGGTGGCCGCAGCGGTCGCCTCGGTGCGCACCCACGGGTTCACCAAGACGAGGCCCGCCACCCGGGAGTCCATGGGCGCGTACAAGCAGGCGACGGAAGCGGCGTCGCACAGTCCCCACAGCACCACTCGCTCCAGCCCGGGCAGCCGATCCATGAAAGCGCCCATGGCGGCGCTCACGTCGGGCAGCGCTTGCTCGAAGCCTTGCGCAGGCCCAGTGCTGTCTCCCATGCCCCGGTAGTCGAAGCGCATACAGGGCACACCGTGGGCGGCGAGCATGCGACTCAAAAGCAGGAACTGACGGTGGCTGCCTACCCGGTACTGGGGGCCGCCCACGATCACGAGCACCCCGACCGGCGCCGGACGGGATGGCCGGGCGATGATTCCGAGCAGGGACTCGCCGCCGCAGGAGAAAAAAAAGGGCAGCTCTTCGACGGTCATGCCCCGCTTGCCCGCAATGCGCTGATCGTCGCCTCCACCAGGGCCGGGCACTCGCTCACCTCCACGGTTTGCCAGAAGGGTGGCCCCGCCACGGCGTGAGCCGCGACCCGCAGCCCCTCCTCTTGCCACCGGGCGATGCGCTGCCCCGCGGCGGGACTCAGGACTGGCGGAGTTGTTGCGGAAACCTCGAGCCAAACGATGCGCTTCACCTGCGCCCCGATCTCCAGGGTGGCGTGCTCAAGCCCCCGGGCAAGGGCAGGGGTAAGGGTGTAACCCGCCACTTCGACGGGCTGGTCTTCTTCAACAAGCTTGCGCCTCAAGTCGTCACGGCGGGAGGCCGACCCCGAGGCCAGCAGCGCGTTCGCGCTCTTGAGCCTCAAGAACTGGGCTAGGTGTTGGGCACCGCTCGCCACCGGCTGCCACAACAGCAAGCCGTTCGCGCTTTCTATGCGGCGCGAAGCTTCCGCGGCCAAGAGGCATCCGGCCCGCAATCCCCACAGCCAGCCCACGGGCGATCCCTGCTCCCGCGCCAGCCAGTCTGCTGCCGCCCGGGCGTCTTCCAGCCAGCCGTCCCAGGTGGCCTCGCCGAAATCCCCCGGGCTGTCACCGCATCCCAGGAGATCCACCTGGAACACCGCGAACCCCGCCGCCGCCAGGGCCTGGGCGCCGAGGGCCGCCATGCGGCGGCACTTGTTCATCTCCTCGGCGAAGGGATGCAGGTAGAGGACGACCCCCCGGGGGTTGCCAGCCGCGGGACGGTGCAGGAGGCAAAAGCGGGGCCCGGTGGCGAGGGGGGCGAACAGGCACCGGGAATCGATGGGGGACAAGCCTCAACCTTGGGCGAGCTTGCCTTCCACGAAGGCGGTGAGGCTCCCCACGGTGGCGAAGGTAGATCCGTCGATCTCGTCGTCGGCCACGACGAAGCCGAAGTGCTCCTCCAAGCTCGTGATCACCGCCACCACCGCCATGGAATCGAGTTCGGGGATGTTGCCCAAAAGCCGCGTGGACGCCGTGAAGCCCGCCGCGCGCCCCCGCAGGCTCAGCACCTGGTCGAGGATGTGAAGCACCTGGTGTTGAACGTCCGAGGTTGCGATGTCGGAAGGAGGCACGCTCATGAGCTTAAGCCCCGTGGCTGATTCGAGGAAATAGGAGGCGAAGGCACCCTTCGGAAGGCGTATTATAGGCGAGCTGGCGGGCTGTAAGCCTTATCCGGCAGGCCATGCGCCCAGGATTAATAAAATTTAAACTCGCCCTGGCAGGAAGCCTTCTATCATGGCGTCTGAACCCGTTGGAGCCCCTCGAGCCCTGTGACTGCGAGGCCGCATCCCTTGCCTTCCGCTTCCAAGGCCTTTCCCATTCCCAAACTGCCGGTGTTCGGCTGGCAGACCTTTGCCGGGGACAGCAGGGCCCCGCTGCCTACCCTGCTGGACCTGCCGGGCCTGGTCTTTACCACCAGCGGCCGGGCGGCCATCGGCCTCGCCCTCAAAGCCCTGGGCGTGGGCCCCGGCGACCGGGTCCTGCTGCCCACCTACCACTGCACCACCATGGTGGCGCCGGCGGTCGCCGCAGGGGCGCGGCCCGTGTACTACCCTATCACCAGCTCGGGAAGCGCGGACCTGGCGGCCCTCGAGGGCCTCGATACGGCCGGCGTGCGAGCCATGCTGGCGGTGCACTACTTCGGCTTTCCCCAGCCCCTCGGGGAAGTGCGGGCCTTCTGCGATCGCCGGGGCATCACCCTCATCGAAGATTGCGCCCACGCCCTTTTCGGTGAAACCGACGGGCGCACGGTGGGAAGTTGGGGGGATCTCGCCATCGCGAGCCTCACGAAGTTTTTTCCCGTGCCCGAAGGCGGCTGCCTCGTCTCCACCCGGCGCCCGCTGAACGGGGTGGGATTGAAGCGCCGCGAAGCGCTGGCCGAGGTGCGGAGTCTCGCCAACATGGTGGAGACGGGGGTGGATCATGACCGGCTGTGGGGACTCAACACGGTGCTCTCGATGGCCTTCGGGGTGAGAAACAGCTTCCTCCATCGCAGGCGGGCGGAGTCTTCCAACGGAGTCGATGCACCGCGTACCACCGAAAGCGAACTCTTGGCCCAATTCGACCAGCGGCTCGCCGACCACCGTCCCACCCGGGTCTGCCGTTGGCTCGCGCGCCGGGCGAGCCGCGAGCGCATCGTGACCAGGCGGCGGGAAAATTACGCCTATCTCGCCAGACGTTTCGAGCATTTTCCCGGCGCGCGGCCCTTGCTGCCCGAACTGCCGCCCACCGCCGTGCCCTACGTGTTCCCCCTGTGGGTGGAAAACCCCGACGGCCGTTACGCGCTCCTCAAGGCCGAGCGCTTCCCCGTGTTCCGTTGGGACTGGCTGTGGCCGGGCACGCCGGCCCTCCCCGGCGATCACGGGCTGCCGTGGTCGAGGCACGTGTTTCAGTTGCCGTGCCACCAGGATTTGTCCCGGGAGCATCTCGATGCGCTGGTCGATCGCCTGGGGCGGACCTTCGAGCGCGTGAAGCCTTGAAAAAAGTCTTGATGATCGCCTTCCACTTCCCGCCCTTGATGGGCTCGAGCGGGATCCATCGCACGTTGAATTTCGTGCGCTACCTGCCCAAGTTCGGCTGGTCCTCCCTGGTGTTGACGGCCCACCCCCGGGCCTACGAGACGGTGAGCGACGATCAGCTCGCGGCGGTTCCCCCGGACACCGTCGTCGAGCGGGCCTTCGCCCTCAACACCGCGCGGCACCTCTCCCTCCTGCGCCGCTATCCGGCGTTCCTCGCGCGGCCCGACCGGTGGGTGAGTTGGTGGCTGGGGGCGGTGCCGGCGGGACTGCGCCTCATCCGGCGCCACCGGCCGGACGTCATCTGGTCCACCTATCCCATCGCCACCGCCCACCTGATCGGCGCCACCCTGGCGAAGCTGACCGGCCTGCCCTGGGTGGCGGACTTCCGCGACCCGATGGCGCAGGACGGCTACCCCAGCGACCCGAAAACCTGGCAGAGCTTCAAGCGGGTAGAAGAACGCGTCTTCGACCGGGGGTCGGCCTTCGTCTTCGTCACCCCCGGCGCCGCCCGCATGTACCAGCAACGCTACCCGAGCATCGAGAGAAGCCGCGTGTTCGTGATCGAGAACGGCTACGACGAGGCCATCTTCGCGGCGGTGGAAGCGGAAACGGACCGGACGCAACCGCTCAATCCCGGCCGGGTCACTTTGCTGCACAGCGGGGTCATTTATCCTTCCGAGCGCAACCCCGAGCCCCTGCTAGCCGCCCTCGGCGAACTCGTGGCCAGCGGCAAGATCGACGCGAACCGTTTCCGCCTGCGCTTCCGGGCGGCGGTGCACGAAGCGCTGCTGCGCCGGCTTGCGGCGAAATACTCCATCGAGCCCTGCGTCGAGCTTTTGCCTCCCGTGCCTTACCGGGAGGCCCTCGCCGAGATGCTGCGGGCGGACGCGCTCCTCATCCTGCAATCCCGGGGCTGCAACGACCAGATCCCGGCCAAGCTCTACGAATATCTCCGGTGCGCAAAGCCGGTGCTGGCCTTGACCGACCCCCAAGGAGACACGGCGAGCCTGATCCACCGCCACCGGGCTGGCCTGGTGGTCCCCATGGAGTCGAAGGAGGAAATCGCCCGGGCGCTGCCGGAGTTCCTCGCTCGGCTCGCCCGGGGAAGCCTCCCCGTGGCGGATCCCAGCAAGGTGAAAAACGCATCCCGCTTGGAGCGGACACGGGAGCTTGCCCAGGTGCTGGACGAAGTGGCGTCCGCGGCGGGCGCTCGCGCCCCGGCGGCCCAGGAGGCCCCGCCTCCGCGCCGGCCATGAACGAGACGTGTCTGCTGATGGAATGGGCTTTTCTTGCCCTGAGTTCTGGTAGGGCGCGCTTCAGCGCACCGTCGCAAAAGATCGGAAGGCATGGCGCGTTTCGTTGACTCAACGCCCTTGAGGGGCTTCGAGGTAGCTCTCATGGAGAGATGCATAATCGGCCTTACGCGCGATTGCGCAGTTGAGCTTGCCCTCTCCCCCAGCCCCTCTTCCCTGGGGAGAGGGGTGCGCGGCAGCGCAGAAGAGGGCTGCTTGGCATATCTCAAGGGATTGCGTAAGACTCTACAGGCAAGTCGAAAGACCGCCACGTGATGGAATGGAGTCTGTTGCCGGCGGACGGCTTCCCCAGCATCGCGAACGCCTGGGATCGTCTGAACGCGTTGAACCGTGCGGTGCCGTTCCTGGGCTCGGAATTCATCGCCCAGGCCCTCGCCCATTTCGGAACCGGCCGGGAGAGGATTGCCGTCTGCACGGCGCAAGGCGAGCCCGTCGCGATGGGGGTGCTAACCCGCCTGTCTGCGGGCATGTGGCGGACTTTCCAGCCCTCCCAGCTTCCCCTAGGCGCCTGGGTGGTGCACCCGAATGGGCGACTGGAGGCGTTGGCTGCGGAGCTGATCCGGTGTCTCCCGGGCTCACCCCTGCTGCTCGGGATCACCCAGCAGGACCCTGACCTCGTCCCTCGACCGGAGGACTCGGAGCGCATGAGGACTCTGGACTACATCCAGACCGCCTGGGTGGACATCTCCGGCACCTTCGACGAGTACTGGGCGGCCCGGGGGAAAAACCTGCGTCACAACATGAGACGGCAGCGGGCAAAACTGGAGGCGGACGGAATCCAGGCCGTCCTCGAGGAGCTGACCCGAGCGGAAGAAGTGGCCGACGCGATCCGGGACTATGGACGGCTGGAAAGCGCCGGGTGGAAGGCGGCGAGCGGTACCGCCATCCACCCTGATAACGTGCAGGGGCGCTTCTACCGCGACATGCTGGAAGCCTATTGCCGGAACGGCGCCGGACGCATCTACCGCTACCGCTTCGACGACAAGGTGGTGGCGGTTGACCTGTGCATCGAAGGCGGCGCTACCCAGGTGGTGCTGAAGACGACCTACGATGAATCCTACAAGAATCTCTCCCCAGCGTTTCTGATGCGCCAAGAAGCCCTGCGTCGCCTGTTCGAATCGAAACGATTCAGACGGGTAGAGTTCTATGGAAAATGCATGGAATGGCACACCCGTTGGACCGATCGGGTGCGCACTCTGTACCATATCAACGTCTACCGCTGGCCCCTGTTAAACCGGCTGCACGCCTGGTGGAGCGGCCGGCGGGACGCGCGGGAAGCCCAGGCGCCCGGCGCGGCGTGAGCGGGCTTTCCGCTGTCATGAGGGGGACAATTGGGAGACGGAACGCAGGAGGCATGGAAGCGAAGGGCAATGCACCACGCGGATTGCCGCGCGCCAA
The sequence above is drawn from the Burkholderiales bacterium genome and encodes:
- a CDS encoding hydrolase 1, exosortase A system-associated — protein: MTVEELPFFFSCGGESLLGIIARPSRPAPVGVLVIVGGPQYRVGSHRQFLLLSRMLAAHGVPCMRFDYRGMGDSTGPAQGFEQALPDVSAAMGAFMDRLPGLERVVLWGLCDAASVACLYAPMDSRVAGLVLVNPWVRTEATAAATYLKHYYVRRLGDRDFWMKLARGEWRPTESLGAFARLVGKALQPKGQDGEDGASSRATAPGPGSLPDRMAASLARFRGPVLFVLSGNDYTAKEFMDVARVSKRWTTALAACRVAWKQLPEADHTFSSAAHRDQVAAWTLEWVRAICRMR
- a CDS encoding DNA methyltransferase, producing the protein MTDAERKLWHRIRREQLGVKFRRQHPFENYILDFVCLEQKLIVEVDGSQHAQALAQDAARTAALEAAGFRVLRFWNNEVLQETEAVLERILQALHPSPSCPSP